A single region of the Amphiprion ocellaris isolate individual 3 ecotype Okinawa chromosome 4, ASM2253959v1, whole genome shotgun sequence genome encodes:
- the c4h4orf47 gene encoding UPF0602 protein C4orf47 homolog — MPSGEGKSDMERLGVFKEMSYISLGDKYAPPTNCPFHESAYRSRQMQAGFTKQQCALQSGFFDKSFKRIFEREALNDPMKLARQHRIQQARKNLGKAFLPCNGVKRPCGSGSYYGTLSGPIEAMSPLSVTQKAHRSPGRNITISPPKKGSGYSYPSVTLSKVKLYASDPYDRAKEVLKKEAAIHRSRLRDGPFKLNLYPRDYFQGNPYRSDKPLLPAHKPLPPAQKDSPVPFKPSSPSKRIGGMKAGTFDKYPSHSTDPYVIRLSKPDNQEPIFRPAPGPKSTPVKSIITVNVNRNVHSANYLSTIPTVRTI, encoded by the exons ATGCCATCAGGTGAGGGGAAGAGTGATATGGAGCGTCTGGGTGTCTTTAAGGAGATGAGCTACATCTCTCTTGGAGACAAGTATGCTCCACCCACTAACT GCCCATTCCATGAATCAGCATATCGTAGCCGCCAGATGCAGGCCGGTTTCACGAAACAACAATGTGCCCTGCAGAGCGGCTTTTTTGACAAGTCCTTCAAGCGGATTTTTGAACGCGAGGCACTGAATGATCCAATGAAACTAGCCCGACAGCACCGCATCCAGCAGGCCAGGAAGAATCTGGGCAAGGCCTTCCTGCCCTGCAACGGGGTCAAGAGGCC CTGTGGTTCAGGTAGTTACTATGGGACTCTGTCAGGACCCATCGAAGCCATGAGTCCACTGTCAGTCACCCAGAAAGCTCATCGCTCACCAGGACGCAACATCACCATCTCACCCCCGAAGAAAGGCAGCGGTTACAG CTATCCCAGTGTAACCTTGTCCAAAGTGAAGCTGTATGCATCAGATCCATATGACAGAGCCAAAGAAGTACTGAAG AAGGAGGCAGCAATCCATCGCTCGAGATTAAGAGATGGACCGTTCAAGCTCAACCTTTACCCCAGAGATTATTTTCAAGGCAATCCATACCGCAGTGACAAGCCACTCCTGCCTGCACACAAACCCCTCCCACCTGCACAGAAAGACTCTCCAGTTCCCTTCAAGCCTTCATCCCCAAGCAAACGG ATTGGAGGAATGAAAGCAGGGACATTTGACAAATATCCCTCACATTCTACTGATCCATATGTCATTCGGCTGTCCAAACCAGACAATCAAGAGCCAATTTTCCGTCCTGCTCCTGGTCCGAAAAGCACGCCTGTCAAGAGTATCATTACTGTCAATGTGAACAG gAACGTGCACTCTGCAAACTACCTTTccaccatcccaacagtgagGACCATCTGA
- the saraf gene encoding store-operated calcium entry-associated regulatory factor produces the protein MKMFITAVLQLCLLGCVRSWDDGSVLLRDVQALTLYRNRYTTARRSSPILQLKCIGGSAGCQAFIPQVVQCLNKGWDGVDVQWECKTDMDNMYRFGHTEVSCEGYSHPADAYILKGSCGLEYTLELTEEAKRRAQGSWGSNGESRGFRGLGGFASWVFNGFSGNGHQHQSSNRPGSEDPGSLLVVAVLLLLAFGIYKLFLSDNTARPMQGGEQAGYTREGHHGSMAGPPPPGFKPDFTDYPGANPDYGFHSSYKQQYPGSQAAPSTGGGFWTGLGTGGVLGYLFGRQRSQPYNYNCSSYTDSSRPLARDPSSSGTRITSGFGGTKRR, from the exons ATGAAAATGTTTATTACAGCTGTGTTACAGCTTTGTTTGTTGGGGTGCGTCAGGAGCTGGGATGACGGTAG TGTGCTGCTGCGGGACGTTCAGGCATTGACTCTGTACAGGAATCGCTACACTACAGCGAGGCGTTCCAGCCCAATTCTTCAGCTGAAGTGTATCGGAGGCTCAGCAGGCTGTCAGGCCTTCATCCCACAAGTGGTCCAGTGTCTGAACAAAGGCTGGGATGGGGTGGATGTACAG TGGGAGTGCAAGACTGATATGGACAACATGTACCGGTTTGGTCACACTGAGGTGAGCTGTGAGGGCTACAGTCACCCTGCTGATGCCTACATACTGAAAGGCTCCTGTGGACTCGAGTACACCCTGGAACTGACTGAAGAGGCTAAGAGGAGGGCTCAAGGCAGCTGGGGTTCCAACGGTGAATCCAGAGGATTTAGAG GTCTTGGTGGATTTGCCTCCTGGGTCTTTAATGGTTTTTCTGGAAATGGGCATCAGCATCAGAGCTCAAACCGCCCAGGCAGTGAGGACCCTGGAAGCCTCCTCGTTGTTGCAGTGCTTCTGCTCTTAGCCTTTGGCATCTACAAGCTGTTCCTCAGTGACAACACAGCCAGGCCGATGCAAGGTGGTGAACAGGCAGGGTATACCAGAGAGGGTCATCACGGCTCCATGGCAGGACCACCCCCCCCAGGTTTCAAACCTGACTTCACAG ACTATCCTGGTGCCAACCCAGACTACGGTTTCCACAGTAGTTACAAACAACAGTACCCAGGAAGTCAGGCTGCTCCCAGCACAGGTGGGGGCTTCTGGACTGGTCTTGGAACAGGAGGGGTGCTGGGATATCTTTTTGGTCGGCAGAG AAGCCAGCCCTACAACTATAACTGCTCCAGTTATACTGACAGCAGTCGTCCTCTTGCTAGGGACCCATCCTCCTCTGGGACACGCATCACCTCAG GTTTTGGGGGAACCAAGAGAAGATAG